From Nostoc flagelliforme CCNUN1, a single genomic window includes:
- a CDS encoding ATP-binding protein, protein MNTALIEQVFDLIKLNNPLIAIESPLQERARLLKSIARECQQKHVLCYLWTLSDDQLHQLEVNGQDLILQQVLEYQPMTKNKREDYFEILRFWKATEKEGILILEGIFPWLGDSTTDPDFFLTAEWIKSALINLKLDNRNSNRTAILLGPNASLSSEITAFVPTITQELPTVEEISNYLQGILPKNYSEKEIHEIALAAVGMYLADIEYGINWATASCTKAQELTKKLSLYKTDLLRRVYNIEFLQPPAIEVGGLDLMQESFKTYKRLLTPLAKAYNLRLPKGILLIGPPGTGKSHSAKACSQRLGIPMIVLEWGSFRSYGNMAEYKLKNLLALVDRINRVILYLDDFDKGFTLNDDLSRRLAGMLLTWMQERKSDVLIIASANNIEWLPPELTRSGRFDDIFKVDLPNNGERHSIFKIHLARFDYRFRDRDGFSDEEWRRLLKATHRCVGAEIQAIVERAAISTFCLMFTDDVPPVGELPPLEIRLEALLSARNNMNPLAIREAERIEGMRNKADLQGLPSSPLDSSIYSVGNVNIFG, encoded by the coding sequence ATGAATACTGCGCTGATAGAGCAAGTATTTGACCTGATAAAACTAAACAATCCTTTGATTGCGATAGAATCTCCACTGCAAGAAAGGGCAAGACTACTAAAAAGCATTGCTAGGGAATGTCAACAAAAGCACGTTTTATGCTATCTGTGGACACTATCAGACGATCAATTACATCAGTTAGAGGTTAATGGGCAGGACTTGATTTTACAACAAGTACTAGAGTATCAGCCGATGACCAAAAATAAACGCGAAGATTACTTTGAGATCCTACGATTTTGGAAAGCTACTGAAAAAGAAGGCATTTTAATATTAGAGGGGATATTTCCTTGGTTGGGAGACTCAACTACTGACCCGGATTTTTTCTTAACCGCCGAATGGATTAAGTCTGCCCTTATAAATCTGAAACTTGACAACCGGAACTCAAATAGAACAGCTATCCTGTTGGGGCCAAACGCCAGTCTTTCATCTGAAATTACCGCATTTGTGCCGACGATTACACAAGAACTGCCAACAGTTGAAGAAATCAGCAATTATCTACAAGGGATATTGCCAAAAAACTATAGTGAAAAGGAAATTCATGAGATCGCCCTTGCTGCTGTGGGGATGTATTTAGCAGATATTGAGTATGGGATTAATTGGGCTACAGCTTCTTGTACCAAAGCCCAAGAACTGACAAAAAAACTTTCTCTTTACAAAACTGACCTGCTCAGGCGAGTTTACAATATTGAGTTTCTCCAGCCGCCAGCAATTGAAGTTGGCGGACTGGACTTGATGCAGGAATCTTTTAAGACATATAAGCGCTTATTAACGCCGTTAGCTAAAGCATATAATCTTCGGCTACCCAAAGGTATTTTATTGATTGGCCCCCCAGGCACAGGTAAATCTCATTCAGCGAAAGCTTGCTCCCAGCGATTGGGGATTCCGATGATCGTTTTAGAGTGGGGCAGTTTTCGTAGTTACGGCAACATGGCGGAGTACAAGCTAAAAAACTTGCTGGCACTAGTAGACAGAATTAACCGTGTAATTCTATACCTAGACGACTTTGACAAGGGATTTACTCTCAATGATGATTTGTCCCGAAGACTAGCAGGGATGTTGTTAACCTGGATGCAGGAAAGAAAGAGTGATGTATTAATTATTGCTTCTGCCAACAACATTGAATGGCTACCACCAGAACTGACTAGAAGCGGGAGATTTGACGACATTTTTAAGGTGGATTTACCCAATAATGGGGAACGACACTCGATTTTTAAAATTCATCTGGCGAGATTTGATTATCGGTTCCGTGATAGAGATGGGTTCAGCGATGAAGAATGGCGTAGACTGCTCAAAGCGACCCATCGCTGTGTGGGTGCGGAAATCCAAGCAATTGTGGAAAGGGCGGCTATTTCTACTTTTTGCCTGATGTTCACAGACGATGTTCCACCTGTGGGTGAACTGCCGCCGCTAGAAATTAGACTTGAAGCATTATTGTCAGCGAGAAATAATATGAATCCTCTGGCAATCCGGGAAGCTGAACGGATTGAGGGTATGCGAAACAAAGCTGATTTACAAGGTTTACCGTCCAGTCCCCTTGACTCAAGTATATATAGTGTCGGCAATGTCAATATTTTTGGTTAA
- a CDS encoding DUF192 domain-containing protein: MQLVKIPTTIDLYAAAYKLLNILGPIAGISIIVASTTIAYLQTRPQHLPITQMLTYNNRTFKLEVATTPVELEKGLKFRNHLPGDRGMLFNLGKEYKNVPFWMEQVKIPLDIIFIKDSMVTTVIYNAPPCAKNPCPIYKGSVATQVLELPSGTVKIQIGDKLNIQPLSVPY; this comes from the coding sequence ATGCAATTAGTCAAAATTCCCACAACCATCGACTTATATGCTGCGGCTTACAAACTGTTAAATATTCTTGGCCCAATTGCGGGAATATCAATTATTGTCGCTTCAACAACTATCGCTTACTTGCAAACTCGTCCCCAGCATTTACCCATAACGCAGATGCTCACCTACAACAATCGCACATTCAAGTTGGAAGTAGCCACCACACCTGTTGAATTAGAGAAGGGGCTGAAGTTTCGCAATCATTTGCCCGGCGATCGCGGGATGTTGTTTAATTTGGGCAAGGAATACAAAAATGTCCCCTTTTGGATGGAGCAAGTAAAAATCCCCCTAGACATCATTTTCATCAAGGATAGTATGGTGACGACGGTGATTTACAACGCTCCACCCTGTGCAAAAAATCCTTGTCCAATTTACAAGGGTAGTGTTGCTACTCAGGTTTTAGAACTGCCCTCTGGTACTGTTAAAATTCAAATCGGCGACAAGCTCAACATCCAGCCGTTATCGGTTCCATACTGA
- a CDS encoding TrbI/VirB10 family protein, with amino-acid sequence MTNTQINSSSTVDDFLQIDDDLKSSAMSSDSSPREITSEGELDNPSVTTKHTVITSPWSRLLVIALPFGLTFLAIFWLLNGIFNPDNRDPTKTIEEPKSSETKEQVEQTDGDVYAKLALNQQEDELNKINQSKQEVKVNNKPVSVAASPPTPTATPVAQTQSYSPRRYYVPSITNSTISSPPRNQILPRISNPVRTVTPKTETPTDVIAEFNRLRSLGSYGKIAYTPTSNNQQISTETTSFQTPNTTQIKVQPPNSAYTTQQTRPNFSNSTSTEIEKIRPRWLADSKSDKQRADGNYLPQENQILQQRKTRYLVVGEFANGVLVTSVVKQQSENRFQQQQNPDDSKRYVARLTADLHDNYGNVAIHKGTLLAVEPLQVNGGYTVTVQVTSIIKDNTEYPISSGAISVLGEGGKPLLARQFQDKKGGIAGSDLTVGLVSGLGQVGAILNQSDSTSSVVNSATGTFSSSTTSNSQRNIGGAFLQGAFGKLSDTIARRAETSNQQITTRPDVWYIPQGTKITFLVNRSLELP; translated from the coding sequence ATGACAAATACTCAGATTAATAGCTCATCAACTGTAGATGATTTTCTCCAAATAGATGATGACTTAAAATCTTCAGCAATGAGTTCAGATTCCAGCCCAAGGGAAATTACGTCAGAGGGAGAATTAGATAATCCATCAGTCACAACTAAACATACAGTAATTACTTCTCCCTGGTCAAGATTGTTGGTCATAGCACTCCCTTTTGGATTGACCTTCCTAGCTATATTTTGGCTGTTGAATGGAATTTTTAATCCTGATAACCGCGATCCTACTAAAACTATTGAAGAACCAAAGTCTTCAGAAACTAAAGAACAAGTTGAGCAAACAGATGGGGATGTTTACGCTAAGTTAGCGCTGAATCAGCAAGAAGATGAATTAAATAAGATTAATCAGAGTAAGCAGGAAGTTAAAGTTAATAATAAACCTGTGAGTGTTGCAGCTTCACCACCAACACCAACAGCTACACCTGTTGCACAAACACAAAGTTATAGCCCTAGACGATATTACGTTCCGAGTATAACTAACTCGACTATTTCATCACCACCTCGTAATCAAATATTGCCAAGAATTAGTAATCCTGTTAGGACTGTTACGCCGAAAACAGAAACGCCAACAGACGTGATAGCTGAATTTAATCGACTTCGCAGCTTAGGATCTTATGGCAAAATCGCTTATACGCCTACTTCAAATAACCAGCAGATATCAACAGAGACAACATCCTTTCAAACACCGAATACAACACAAATTAAAGTACAGCCACCCAATAGTGCTTATACAACACAGCAAACACGCCCTAACTTCTCTAACAGTACATCCACAGAAATTGAGAAAATTCGCCCTCGTTGGTTAGCCGATTCTAAATCTGATAAACAAAGAGCAGATGGTAATTACTTGCCTCAAGAAAACCAAATTCTGCAACAGCGTAAAACTCGCTATTTAGTTGTTGGGGAATTCGCAAATGGTGTTTTAGTGACTTCAGTCGTCAAGCAGCAAAGCGAAAATCGCTTCCAACAACAGCAAAATCCAGATGATAGTAAACGCTATGTTGCTAGATTAACGGCTGATTTGCATGACAACTATGGAAATGTGGCAATTCATAAAGGCACTTTATTGGCCGTTGAACCCCTACAGGTTAATGGTGGCTATACTGTAACTGTGCAAGTCACGAGCATTATCAAAGATAACACCGAGTACCCAATCAGTAGCGGTGCAATTTCTGTATTAGGAGAAGGCGGGAAACCGTTGTTAGCTAGACAGTTCCAAGATAAGAAAGGGGGAATTGCAGGTTCTGACTTGACTGTGGGATTAGTCAGTGGTTTGGGTCAAGTAGGAGCAATCCTGAATCAATCTGATTCTACGAGCAGTGTAGTTAATTCTGCTACTGGGACATTTAGCTCTAGCACGACTTCAAACAGCCAGCGCAATATTGGCGGGGCATTCTTGCAAGGTGCTTTTGGCAAGCTTAGTGACACCATTGCTCGCCGTGCAGAAACTTCTAACCAACAAATCACCACTCGTCCCGATGTTTGGTATATCCCACAAGGGACGAAGATTACGTTTTTGGTGAATCGTTCACTGGAGTTGCCATGA
- a CDS encoding leucine-rich repeat domain-containing protein, with amino-acid sequence MKSSKRSPKITFDMVRYLILFGLLGGLFIHSFCQYGIMNQVIGFILPKASAQVPFVSSNNGLIPDWSKMKFQDMIVSESGNVTYPSVRGNQTKTWQAGQSIGDFMELGDFEDANLNLEKLNLRAISQALAIDLDGLKLDDFGIIKTQTLSDLVKAIPELANQSARSVAPIADFFRQMGISTNQRIGNVANYYNLDNIPLGDEIDLSKYKLTSIPGIENSSFDEFANWQDTLISDIPGLKDLSWNNFPNVPEPDLSFVGQVDLPLGDIEANRIRSISGSYQEGFNVPCNQNNCVHFEASGLGQTTGAQWISGKVQKVKGGYGILAVANGGLEPTGRHPFGKSFKQVVWDIDESSGSVNTAMFFRICKTIFFVRTCTPYFIGPVPFINYHEKDPIIFGSPSTVPD; translated from the coding sequence ATGAAATCATCAAAGCGTTCGCCCAAAATCACTTTTGACATGGTTCGCTATTTAATATTGTTTGGATTGCTAGGAGGATTGTTTATTCACAGTTTTTGTCAGTATGGAATTATGAATCAGGTAATTGGATTTATACTGCCCAAAGCCTCAGCACAAGTCCCATTTGTTAGTAGCAACAATGGCTTGATTCCAGACTGGTCAAAAATGAAGTTTCAAGACATGATTGTATCTGAATCTGGTAATGTGACTTACCCATCCGTGAGAGGGAATCAGACTAAAACTTGGCAAGCTGGACAAAGTATTGGCGATTTTATGGAGCTTGGGGATTTTGAAGATGCCAATTTGAATCTTGAAAAGCTTAATCTCAGGGCAATATCTCAGGCATTAGCTATTGATTTAGATGGTTTAAAGCTTGACGATTTTGGAATAATCAAAACTCAAACCCTTAGCGATTTAGTCAAGGCTATACCTGAATTAGCTAATCAATCAGCCAGGAGTGTAGCACCAATAGCTGACTTTTTTCGCCAAATGGGTATCAGCACTAATCAAAGAATTGGTAACGTTGCTAATTATTACAATTTAGATAATATCCCTCTCGGCGATGAAATTGATTTGTCTAAATACAAGCTGACATCGATTCCGGGGATTGAAAACTCATCATTTGATGAATTTGCTAATTGGCAAGATACTCTCATTTCAGACATCCCCGGATTAAAGGATTTATCTTGGAATAATTTTCCTAATGTGCCAGAGCCGGATCTTTCTTTCGTTGGTCAAGTAGATTTGCCATTGGGAGATATAGAAGCTAACCGGATTCGCAGCATTTCTGGCAGTTATCAAGAGGGTTTTAATGTCCCTTGTAATCAAAATAATTGCGTCCACTTTGAAGCTTCAGGTCTTGGTCAGACCACTGGAGCGCAATGGATTTCGGGTAAAGTCCAGAAAGTTAAAGGTGGCTATGGAATTTTAGCTGTAGCTAATGGTGGTCTTGAGCCAACTGGTCGTCATCCCTTTGGTAAATCATTTAAACAAGTTGTTTGGGATATAGATGAATCGAGTGGTTCCGTTAACACTGCCATGTTTTTCCGAATCTGCAAGACGATATTTTTTGTTCGTACTTGTACTCCCTACTTTATTGGGCCAGTTCCGTTTATTAACTATCACGAAAAAGACCCAATTATTTTTGGTAGTCCCTCTACTGTTCCTGATTAA
- a CDS encoding type IV secretory system conjugative DNA transfer family protein codes for MSNNLTTSTDNQSFHFEQLQNPHSDIGKYTHHLFTPSGLAISCMLTAYILMRICFGDGSNKKKIATSYWGGTKETAAAKKKALQQINSPKCDSAALYIGKHKSKGAKQVSGAGTTFYIPDVQRGTAAIGAPGSGKTFSAINPAIYSAIDQGFPIIAYDFKYPSQAKIAAYAKGQGYDVHIFAPGFPESEVCNPLDFLRDSSDAETARQIATVINKNFRILSNSSEDGFFAPAGDQLTQAILMLTKEFGECADVMTSAAILSSEQMVQRLMAANLNPWIKIAFGQLFSSAASEKTVAGIVSTASIMFTRFMAKNTIGCFIGKTTLPLAIRGKQIIIFGLDRERRDAVSPLLTSILHMTIARNIAKKRLDPLIVALDELPSLYLPDLFKWLNESRSEGFCGILGWQNMGQLEKNYGKEVAKTILGACGTKFVFNPGENESAQLFSSFLGDEEIKYKHKSRSTGGGKANTTTSEQEKTKKLFESAQFLKLPPGKCVFINPAYSNKNEGSVPLLKSLKIPQAIRDIEEYNQQRWTNVVSLLARKSTQKFPTQQDLDIRIANINNRFPLSQKSPEVSNNSLPLDMSEVSSLIAPESNVFI; via the coding sequence ATGAGCAATAATTTGACTACTTCTACAGACAATCAATCATTTCATTTTGAACAGTTACAAAATCCACATAGCGACATTGGCAAGTACACTCATCATTTATTTACGCCAAGTGGATTAGCCATTTCTTGTATGTTGACTGCTTACATTTTAATGAGAATATGTTTTGGGGATGGCTCCAATAAAAAAAAGATTGCTACTAGTTACTGGGGAGGTACTAAAGAAACTGCTGCTGCCAAGAAAAAGGCGCTACAACAAATAAATTCACCCAAATGTGATAGTGCAGCACTTTACATAGGTAAGCATAAATCCAAGGGTGCTAAACAAGTAAGTGGCGCTGGGACTACTTTTTATATTCCTGATGTTCAACGAGGGACGGCGGCAATTGGCGCTCCCGGTAGTGGTAAAACTTTCAGTGCTATTAACCCCGCAATTTACTCTGCCATTGACCAAGGATTTCCGATAATTGCTTATGATTTTAAGTATCCCTCTCAAGCGAAAATAGCTGCTTATGCTAAGGGTCAGGGCTATGATGTTCACATTTTCGCCCCAGGATTCCCGGAATCGGAAGTTTGTAATCCATTGGACTTTTTACGAGATAGTAGTGATGCTGAAACAGCTAGGCAAATCGCTACTGTAATTAATAAAAATTTTCGCATCCTTAGTAACAGTAGTGAAGATGGTTTCTTTGCTCCAGCAGGGGATCAGTTGACACAAGCTATCTTGATGTTGACTAAAGAGTTTGGCGAATGCGCTGATGTTATGACCAGTGCCGCCATCCTTTCTTCTGAACAAATGGTGCAAAGATTGATGGCAGCTAATCTCAATCCTTGGATTAAAATTGCCTTTGGTCAGTTGTTTAGTTCCGCCGCAAGTGAAAAAACTGTTGCTGGCATTGTATCTACCGCTAGCATAATGTTCACTCGCTTCATGGCCAAAAATACTATTGGTTGTTTCATTGGTAAGACTACTCTTCCCTTAGCAATCAGAGGTAAACAGATAATTATCTTCGGGCTAGACAGAGAACGTCGGGATGCAGTTAGCCCTTTGCTCACCAGCATTTTACACATGACAATTGCTCGGAATATTGCTAAAAAGCGTCTTGATCCTCTTATAGTTGCACTCGATGAGCTGCCTTCTCTTTACTTACCAGACTTATTCAAATGGCTGAACGAATCACGCTCTGAGGGGTTCTGCGGTATCCTGGGCTGGCAGAATATGGGGCAGCTTGAGAAAAACTATGGAAAGGAAGTTGCTAAGACTATTCTTGGGGCCTGCGGGACTAAGTTTGTTTTCAATCCTGGTGAAAATGAGTCTGCACAATTATTCTCCAGTTTCTTGGGCGACGAGGAAATCAAGTACAAGCATAAAAGCCGTTCTACAGGCGGGGGAAAAGCAAACACTACTACTAGTGAGCAGGAAAAAACTAAAAAACTCTTTGAGTCAGCCCAGTTTTTGAAGTTGCCTCCAGGTAAATGTGTCTTCATTAACCCTGCTTATTCTAATAAAAATGAGGGGTCGGTTCCTTTGCTAAAATCTCTCAAAATACCTCAAGCTATTCGAGATATTGAAGAATATAACCAGCAGAGATGGACTAACGTTGTCAGTCTTCTAGCTCGAAAAAGTACTCAGAAATTTCCAACTCAGCAAGACTTAGATATCCGAATTGCTAATATCAACAATCGTTTCCCTTTATCTCAAAAGTCGCCAGAAGTTTCTAATAACTCTTTGCCTTTGGATATGTCTGAAGTCAGTTCATTGATTGCTCCTGAATCAAATGTTTTTATTTAA
- a CDS encoding relaxase/mobilization nuclease domain-containing protein: protein MIIEESAIESFSILEEIAWNRKTCSVSFLDIHAETSEIITSFQALSYRRPKLKKVGIYTIITLKNLHQPLTEASCQEILNQYVHGIGWDDLQSISFLEITSDSFHLHIIFNRVTPSGKLIDLACLGADWKQYELLQRCCSQAVQKSLSQWYQEKLNSSAIAGMKISL from the coding sequence ATGATTATTGAAGAATCTGCTATTGAGAGTTTTAGTATCCTTGAAGAAATAGCATGGAATCGAAAGACTTGCTCGGTCAGCTTTTTAGATATTCATGCTGAGACTTCCGAAATTATTACCAGTTTTCAAGCTCTCTCTTATCGAAGGCCAAAACTTAAAAAAGTTGGCATTTATACCATAATTACTTTAAAAAATCTTCATCAGCCTTTGACAGAAGCATCTTGCCAAGAAATTTTAAATCAATATGTTCATGGTATTGGTTGGGATGATTTACAGTCTATTAGCTTTTTGGAAATTACATCTGATTCTTTTCATCTGCATATTATATTTAATCGCGTTACTCCGTCAGGTAAACTTATTGATTTAGCCTGCTTGGGAGCTGATTGGAAACAATATGAACTCCTCCAAAGGTGCTGTTCTCAAGCTGTGCAAAAATCTTTATCTCAATGGTACCAAGAAAAACTGAACTCATCGGCAATAGCTGGTATGAAAATATCGTTATGA